A genomic stretch from Dyella sp. M7H15-1 includes:
- a CDS encoding T6SS effector BTH_I2691 family protein, with the protein MTTTASSLPTCPFCDKQGLPILPVRYAVARTNLGNAPSLPPSFGQGVTDIALPGDIAKYTLRLLRPGFLYVYDEHRNEWSAFVVNKQSYLWEFDIYAKTPPKVNNTIEFNAACRGKSDPYVARCFTVKRAARATKVWLGFSDVAWTQAVLAKHTSADYRQANMQCIDIAAWRDGGMQPHVTSFDALPQVAEFAADGAALYWETRKHVMKFLPATHPLPEDITAYNDTARKAFGTLSPYVHELLVGAVGTPHTSGLVNTAAWKFSPQQLHLSREETAPMTAWGNQSAKPYRPAIVGLADPVGIAMELNGLALQSGVEFLEEPEWRWQFETVSAIDAIHHAVLNGAMSERSDANQAAAMATGLFVPHGLVRNAGYTETIHHNLEQARLLSPEQKAALDQEAWPKYEAQLDPVAWSDFKNKYPSDLQRLDQTIIAPLDEAYVAWLKSDGFTRSFTHNFDDADANHGLIYQRVVHACIEQASGRRGAAAYFKECLGNDPTQPGQVILRALIFNQQKLAMALAQAAIERGNDVDRSWREVGEKFYNAVKNTFIDISLGKDIHGPLSNLSKLLYQLAGPVTSRLGEALNDVANMAVSKLPERRVMILMMGVLHAENPELELLDVRSMRSPRQAAKALARAINEVTGGGEQNLYKSAETLIRDETHSSQHAARGLFLIDKRALASLQGADNATRLATVRAETYEALQAQSIRTIFNAEVKACMIGTLFAAASVIASYRDLVKSEDKTIKSMRFGTSVTAFLGVSMETSGHLLEKAPWAESIIQKLITKIGINAEINAAKLVKLGKLLGVAGGVLAGVVEMWEGGAAWKYDKTYGLGMILLGIGGATAAALVVFEAFALTGIGLALGLLVIAGTYCIQTYKPNEIQKWMARSRFGKLNKDQRYADVLTQQNTLLKLAQG; encoded by the coding sequence ATGACCACCACCGCTTCTTCGTTACCCACGTGCCCCTTCTGCGATAAGCAGGGCCTGCCGATTCTGCCGGTGCGCTATGCCGTTGCGCGCACGAATCTCGGCAACGCCCCATCCCTGCCACCCTCGTTTGGTCAGGGCGTCACCGACATCGCGTTGCCTGGCGACATCGCCAAGTACACGCTGCGCCTGTTGCGGCCCGGCTTCCTCTACGTCTACGACGAACATCGCAACGAGTGGAGCGCCTTCGTCGTCAACAAGCAAAGTTATCTGTGGGAATTCGATATCTACGCCAAGACGCCGCCGAAGGTGAATAACACCATCGAGTTCAATGCGGCTTGCCGAGGCAAGAGCGACCCGTATGTGGCCCGCTGCTTTACGGTCAAGCGCGCCGCCCGTGCCACCAAGGTGTGGCTGGGTTTCAGCGACGTCGCCTGGACGCAAGCGGTACTGGCCAAGCACACGTCGGCGGATTACCGCCAGGCAAATATGCAGTGCATCGATATCGCCGCGTGGCGCGATGGCGGTATGCAACCGCATGTAACGTCCTTCGATGCCTTGCCGCAGGTGGCGGAGTTTGCCGCCGACGGTGCCGCGCTGTACTGGGAAACGCGCAAGCATGTTATGAAATTCCTTCCCGCGACCCACCCGCTGCCGGAGGACATCACTGCCTACAACGACACCGCGCGAAAGGCGTTCGGCACGCTATCGCCGTATGTTCACGAGCTGCTCGTGGGCGCGGTCGGCACGCCACACACCAGTGGACTAGTGAACACTGCCGCGTGGAAATTCTCGCCGCAGCAACTCCATCTGTCGCGTGAGGAAACCGCACCGATGACGGCGTGGGGCAACCAATCGGCCAAACCCTATCGCCCGGCCATCGTGGGGCTCGCCGATCCCGTGGGCATCGCCATGGAGCTCAACGGGCTGGCCTTGCAAAGCGGTGTCGAGTTCCTGGAAGAACCCGAGTGGAGATGGCAGTTCGAAACCGTGAGTGCGATCGATGCCATCCACCACGCAGTGCTCAACGGCGCGATGAGCGAGCGTAGCGATGCGAACCAAGCGGCCGCCATGGCGACGGGTCTATTCGTGCCCCATGGATTGGTGCGCAACGCCGGCTATACTGAAACGATCCATCACAACCTCGAACAGGCCCGCCTGCTGTCTCCCGAGCAGAAAGCCGCATTGGATCAGGAAGCATGGCCGAAATACGAGGCTCAGCTCGACCCGGTCGCGTGGTCGGATTTCAAGAATAAATACCCCAGCGACCTGCAACGGCTCGATCAAACCATCATCGCCCCGCTCGACGAGGCCTACGTGGCCTGGCTAAAGAGCGATGGATTCACCCGATCCTTCACGCACAACTTCGATGACGCCGATGCCAACCATGGGCTGATCTACCAGCGAGTCGTGCATGCCTGCATCGAGCAGGCCAGCGGGCGGCGCGGCGCGGCGGCGTATTTCAAGGAGTGCCTGGGTAACGACCCGACGCAACCGGGCCAGGTCATCCTGCGCGCGCTGATCTTCAATCAGCAGAAACTGGCCATGGCGTTGGCCCAGGCTGCCATAGAACGCGGCAACGACGTCGACCGGTCGTGGCGCGAGGTCGGCGAGAAATTCTACAACGCCGTCAAGAATACGTTCATCGACATCAGTCTGGGCAAGGACATCCATGGTCCGTTGTCCAATCTTTCCAAGCTGCTTTATCAGCTCGCCGGCCCGGTCACCAGCCGACTGGGCGAAGCACTCAACGATGTCGCCAACATGGCGGTCTCAAAGCTTCCCGAGCGCCGCGTGATGATCCTGATGATGGGGGTCTTGCACGCGGAAAACCCCGAACTGGAACTGCTGGACGTACGCAGCATGCGATCGCCCCGCCAGGCGGCGAAGGCGCTCGCGCGGGCGATCAACGAGGTCACCGGCGGCGGCGAGCAGAATCTTTACAAGAGCGCGGAGACCTTGATTCGCGATGAAACTCATTCTTCTCAGCATGCCGCGCGCGGCTTGTTTCTGATCGATAAGCGCGCGCTGGCCTCCTTGCAGGGAGCGGACAACGCAACGCGTCTTGCAACTGTTCGCGCGGAAACCTACGAGGCATTACAGGCGCAAAGCATCCGCACGATCTTCAATGCCGAGGTCAAGGCTTGCATGATCGGAACCCTGTTCGCTGCCGCGTCCGTGATCGCGTCGTATCGGGACTTGGTGAAGTCCGAGGACAAGACCATCAAGAGCATGAGGTTTGGCACCAGCGTCACGGCCTTCCTGGGCGTATCCATGGAAACCAGCGGGCATTTACTGGAAAAGGCGCCGTGGGCGGAGTCGATTATTCAGAAGTTGATAACCAAGATAGGGATCAACGCTGAAATTAACGCGGCGAAGCTGGTGAAACTCGGCAAGTTGCTGGGGGTGGCGGGGGGCGTGTTGGCTGGAGTCGTGGAAATGTGGGAGGGAGGCGCGGCATGGAAATACGATAAAACATATGGCTTAGGAATGATTCTTCTTGGCATTGGTGGAGCCACCGCCGCGGCATTGGTTGTGTTCGAAGCGTTCGCACTGACAGGCATTGGTCTGGCCCTTGGTCTACTCGTCATCGCCGGCACCTACTGCATACAGACCTACAAACCCAACGAAATCCAGAAGTGGATGGCTCGATCCAGGTTTGGAAAACTCAATAAAGACCAACGTTATGCCGATGTGCTGACTCAACAAAACACTTTGCTGAAACTGGCGCAGGGGTAA
- a CDS encoding DUF6708 domain-containing protein — translation MYTGWLQPFRRKGPLLQEERDTALSRKQEPDIEPSQRMGLIRINSTYLDWIDRRYLFRGNFPIFLGTSIGVCFVVLFVFLIIFVATEYEGYIDLIGLTSFFLVSIFPIFKLVLLKEYFTYTHYPIRFNRKTRMVHVFRHNGPGGVLSVPWDKVFFHIGQGTTRKDLIDIRGEVLDGDIVKDTFALGHAVPKTSRALLEMWEFIRRYMDEGSEAVGQDPLDRYVELSVTPTWKNCWLIMRNYYAAGVPAPLQVLVWPFVLLYTLTRWVVLHTCRKPIFPPEIEATCKVEPNDPNVWPIPPSSGEFAATIPGVLKRAEARATRNRQMEQKKASNLP, via the coding sequence ATGTATACCGGATGGCTACAACCTTTTCGCCGCAAAGGTCCATTATTACAAGAAGAACGTGATACAGCTCTGTCACGCAAGCAGGAACCTGACATCGAACCTTCGCAGAGGATGGGATTGATCCGCATCAACTCCACCTATCTCGACTGGATTGACCGTCGCTATCTGTTCCGTGGGAATTTTCCTATTTTCCTAGGGACATCGATTGGCGTTTGTTTTGTTGTCCTATTTGTTTTTCTAATTATTTTTGTAGCAACCGAATATGAAGGATATATAGATTTAATTGGTCTTACTTCATTTTTCCTTGTCTCCATATTTCCTATCTTCAAACTCGTTCTATTAAAAGAATATTTCACCTACACCCACTACCCGATCCGCTTCAACCGCAAGACCCGCATGGTGCACGTCTTCCGTCACAACGGCCCCGGCGGCGTGCTGTCCGTGCCATGGGACAAGGTGTTCTTCCACATCGGCCAAGGCACCACACGCAAAGACCTGATCGACATCCGCGGCGAAGTCCTCGATGGCGACATCGTCAAGGACACGTTTGCACTCGGCCATGCCGTGCCAAAAACCAGCCGCGCACTGCTGGAAATGTGGGAATTCATCCGCCGCTATATGGACGAAGGCTCCGAAGCCGTCGGTCAAGATCCACTCGATCGCTACGTGGAGCTGTCGGTCACGCCCACCTGGAAGAACTGCTGGCTCATCATGCGCAACTACTATGCTGCCGGCGTACCGGCGCCGCTCCAAGTGCTGGTGTGGCCGTTCGTGCTGCTGTACACGCTTACGCGCTGGGTGGTGCTGCACACCTGCCGTAAGCCCATCTTCCCGCCCGAGATCGAGGCCACCTGCAAGGTGGAGCCCAACGATCCGAACGTTTGGCCCATTCCCCCATCATCCGGCGAATTCGCCGCCACCATTCCCGGCGTACTGAAACGCGCGGAGGCCAGAGCCACCCGCAACCGGCAGATGGAACAAAAAAAGGCAAGCAACCTGCCATGA
- a CDS encoding T6SS effector BTH_I2691 family protein → MTTTASSLPTCPFCDKQGLPILPVRYAVARTDLGNAPSLPPSFGQGVTDIALPGDIAKYTLRLLRPGFLYVYDEHRNEWSGYVVNAQSYLWEFDIYAKTPPKVNNTIEFNAACRGKSDPYLARCITVKRAARATKVWLGFSDVAWTQAVLAKHASADYRQAHMQCIDIAAWRGGDLQAHVASFDALQRVAEFAADGSTLHQETRAYVKNFFPDSYKLPEDFLARNDDVKNALRTLSPMIQNLLVGATGTPHTSGLVVTAAWALSPQKLHLSREETTAMTAWGNASAKPYRPAIVGLTDPVGIAMELNGLAIQRSVEFTDNKSRRWKYETAQLIAGLKEAIEHDAVESKADSRRFSAQIGDAWMVAKVGFPTQAAFDAHQARVEQAGHLTDTEQDAVARDTWSDYAKYIDRKAWEDYLGTDAQEGTYQKELNSFADQTLKQLDMPYVAWLQSQALQRYLAHNFDPHDARSGEVYLDVVRHLIAEASGRSAVFQLLADLVQQDPRQPEAWLMRALALNHEPLIQAWSAAALDKATAAAFSWAHLADRFLDTYKDVVGNAIDFAPNQPLGTTYADKVARLVYQITGPLTLRISTELDKGIAATLPARFHMGVLGTVAKVGNPDMVVVDLRGMWNRKEAARTLAGMLAHLSGGEANAYRSGARTALDALAKAEGTPRPYHGVMLIDTAKAKALAGLSKAQRDAAIGELLTAQQFDEILQESVGKLGKLDVKAGVVQLLLSGITLVNAYGQMMDAKPGEAASKTVNFAGGVIGIIGGASFTIGKGLESTSWGAARLAKQYKFLAVEIETRAGWFTGVGKLFGAVGGIIAGALAIKDGWELRENHRGLAWLSLIAGGAGIAIAFISIVWAGASALMLGVAGFIVAIVFAIAAYLKPNAVQDWLERTSDFGTGKSRFDNPLTQLQALQALQQGS, encoded by the coding sequence ATGACCACCACCGCTTCTTCGTTACCCACGTGCCCCTTCTGCGATAAGCAGGGCCTGCCGATTCTGCCGGTGCGCTATGCCGTTGCGCGCACGGATCTGGGCAACGCCCCATCCCTGCCACCCTCGTTTGGTCAGGGCGTCACCGACATCGCGCTGCCTGGCGACATCGCCAAGTACACGCTGCGCCTGCTACGGCCCGGCTTCCTCTACGTCTACGACGAACATCGCAACGAGTGGAGCGGCTATGTCGTCAATGCGCAGAGCTATCTGTGGGAATTCGATATCTACGCCAAGACGCCGCCGAAGGTGAATAACACCATCGAGTTCAATGCGGCTTGCCGAGGCAAGAGTGATCCGTATCTGGCGCGCTGTATCACCGTCAAGCGCGCCGCCCGTGCCACCAAGGTGTGGCTGGGTTTCAGCGACGTCGCCTGGACGCAAGCGGTACTGGCCAAACACGCGTCGGCGGATTACCGCCAAGCGCATATGCAGTGCATCGATATCGCCGCGTGGCGCGGCGGGGACCTGCAAGCGCACGTGGCCTCGTTCGACGCGCTCCAACGCGTGGCCGAATTTGCGGCCGATGGCAGCACGCTCCATCAGGAAACCCGTGCCTATGTAAAGAACTTCTTTCCCGATTCGTACAAACTTCCCGAAGACTTCCTCGCGCGCAACGACGACGTCAAGAATGCGCTGCGCACGCTCTCGCCGATGATTCAAAACCTCCTCGTTGGTGCGACCGGCACACCCCACACCAGCGGACTCGTGGTCACGGCGGCATGGGCGCTCTCACCGCAGAAACTCCATCTGTCGCGCGAGGAAACCACCGCGATGACCGCGTGGGGCAACGCGTCGGCCAAGCCCTATCGCCCGGCCATCGTGGGACTCACCGATCCCGTGGGCATCGCCATGGAACTCAACGGACTGGCCATTCAACGCAGCGTCGAATTCACGGATAACAAGTCGCGCCGATGGAAATACGAGACCGCACAACTTATCGCGGGGCTTAAAGAGGCCATTGAACATGACGCTGTCGAGAGTAAAGCCGATAGCCGACGCTTCTCCGCCCAAATAGGCGATGCCTGGATGGTGGCCAAGGTGGGCTTTCCCACACAAGCCGCTTTTGACGCCCACCAAGCCCGCGTCGAACAAGCAGGACATCTCACCGATACCGAACAGGACGCGGTCGCGCGCGACACCTGGAGCGATTACGCGAAGTACATCGACAGGAAAGCATGGGAAGACTACCTGGGCACCGATGCCCAGGAAGGCACCTACCAGAAGGAACTAAACAGCTTTGCCGACCAGACCTTAAAACAGCTCGACATGCCGTATGTCGCTTGGCTGCAAAGTCAGGCGCTACAGCGTTACCTTGCACACAATTTCGATCCGCACGATGCACGCAGCGGCGAGGTGTATCTGGACGTCGTCCGGCATCTGATTGCCGAAGCGAGCGGCCGCAGTGCCGTCTTCCAGCTGTTGGCCGATCTCGTCCAACAGGATCCGCGCCAGCCGGAGGCCTGGTTGATGCGTGCTCTCGCACTCAATCACGAACCACTGATCCAAGCCTGGTCTGCCGCCGCACTGGACAAGGCCACGGCGGCGGCGTTTTCGTGGGCCCACCTCGCCGACAGGTTCCTCGACACCTACAAAGACGTTGTCGGTAACGCGATCGACTTTGCGCCAAACCAGCCACTCGGCACCACCTATGCCGACAAGGTCGCGCGCTTGGTGTATCAGATCACCGGCCCCTTGACCCTCCGAATCAGCACGGAGCTTGATAAGGGCATCGCCGCAACACTGCCCGCACGCTTTCACATGGGCGTGTTGGGCACGGTCGCCAAAGTCGGTAACCCCGACATGGTCGTGGTGGACTTGCGGGGTATGTGGAATCGCAAGGAAGCCGCACGCACCCTGGCCGGCATGCTGGCCCATCTGTCGGGCGGGGAGGCCAATGCCTACCGCAGCGGCGCGCGTACCGCCCTGGACGCATTGGCCAAAGCCGAAGGCACGCCGCGTCCTTATCACGGCGTCATGCTGATCGATACCGCCAAGGCCAAGGCCCTGGCTGGGCTATCCAAGGCGCAGCGCGATGCGGCCATCGGCGAACTGCTCACTGCTCAGCAGTTCGACGAGATTTTGCAGGAGAGCGTCGGCAAGCTTGGCAAGCTGGACGTCAAGGCGGGTGTCGTGCAGTTGCTGTTGTCCGGCATAACACTGGTCAATGCTTATGGCCAGATGATGGACGCCAAGCCGGGCGAAGCTGCAAGCAAAACCGTGAATTTCGCCGGTGGTGTGATCGGCATCATCGGCGGCGCCAGTTTCACGATCGGCAAGGGGCTGGAGAGCACGTCCTGGGGCGCCGCGCGCTTGGCGAAGCAGTACAAGTTTCTCGCCGTTGAAATCGAAACGCGGGCGGGATGGTTTACAGGTGTCGGCAAGCTGTTTGGTGCCGTGGGTGGAATCATCGCGGGGGCCTTGGCGATCAAGGATGGTTGGGAACTTCGAGAAAACCATCGAGGTCTAGCGTGGCTTAGTTTGATTGCAGGCGGCGCCGGCATTGCGATCGCTTTTATATCGATTGTTTGGGCGGGGGCAAGCGCGCTCATGCTTGGTGTAGCTGGCTTCATCGTGGCAATCGTGTTCGCTATCGCGGCATACCTCAAACCCAATGCCGTGCAGGATTGGCTGGAGCGCACAAGTGACTTCGGCACCGGAAAGAGCAGGTTCGACAACCCACTAACTCAACTGCAGGCGCTTCAAGCGCTTCAGCAAGGAAGCTGA
- a CDS encoding DUF4123 domain-containing protein, which produces MNMLTPFVSRDPDPWSSARFVLINAAQIEPACWEDFHPTRVVPASHQHQASLFPALLDAQTWDEAQRAHLRERAHAWERQEGTPYAVAWMSAAGPASSIVTHLVHRMSVRHADGREDVLRYYDPWVFRHLRGWLLTPEQMDSLLGPIQAWHWREPDGTWHTHTRNCVAPSLRPLRLTAEQWPSLRRMAELQFALTTLARLDPLLAWQPDTAKRIDALLGEAKARHGMHDRADRLLYALQAARFHPSIHTHPLLRQRLNQIDDDGPSYVELCTGLDDAGMQQLASELETSRTNPS; this is translated from the coding sequence ATGAACATGCTCACCCCATTCGTCTCACGTGATCCAGACCCCTGGTCATCCGCACGGTTCGTGCTGATCAACGCCGCTCAGATAGAACCGGCATGCTGGGAAGATTTCCATCCAACGCGGGTCGTTCCGGCATCGCATCAGCACCAGGCGTCGCTCTTCCCCGCGCTGCTCGACGCTCAAACATGGGACGAAGCGCAACGCGCGCACTTGCGGGAACGTGCCCACGCCTGGGAACGGCAGGAAGGAACCCCCTATGCCGTGGCATGGATGAGCGCCGCTGGACCCGCATCGTCCATCGTGACTCACCTGGTACACCGCATGAGCGTGCGTCATGCTGACGGCCGTGAGGACGTGCTGCGCTATTACGATCCGTGGGTATTCCGGCATCTCCGTGGCTGGCTACTGACCCCCGAACAAATGGACAGCCTGCTCGGCCCGATTCAGGCTTGGCATTGGCGCGAACCCGACGGCACGTGGCACACGCACACCCGTAACTGCGTAGCGCCAAGCTTGCGCCCCTTGCGCCTGACTGCCGAACAATGGCCGTCACTGCGACGCATGGCAGAACTCCAATTCGCGCTGACGACGCTCGCGCGGCTCGATCCATTACTCGCCTGGCAACCAGATACCGCCAAACGGATCGACGCGCTACTTGGCGAAGCCAAGGCCCGTCATGGCATGCATGACCGCGCCGATCGACTTCTGTATGCCCTGCAGGCGGCGCGCTTTCATCCCTCCATTCACACGCATCCCCTGCTTCGGCAGCGCTTAAACCAGATTGATGACGACGGCCCAAGCTATGTCGAACTGTGCACCGGACTCGACGACGCCGGCATGCAACAACTCGCAAGCGAACTTGAAACCTCAAGGACGAATCCATCATGA
- the vgrG gene encoding type VI secretion system Vgr family protein, whose product MHDPNDIVAAIAPPLHQRYFVDVTGFARNEASSVREFEVHEQLGHYYRITLTHPEALTRAEMVGKDASFRMLSADGTPRRFAGCITAFSQLRRSQDEYTYRIVIEPHVARLRLTRASRIFQHQTAPQIIEAILRRHGFKGHQFIFKLRRKYPEYTFRFQYQCSDACFMKILMEQEGLFSYVEEGEHGDLLVLGDDIDHYIYLPTLTLPFREPAGLNAGGDAILALETHARTVPQSFRVADYNPDLAWERIQAEANVASKDTTTYGQPYIYGTGHLDQKQAQWEAQLRHEAAISGQVRYQGETTHPGLRCARITHTTEPLPDAPNGMVITEVIHRGARDQAYRNSFKAIPADRRFRLPLDEASWPKIHGTLSARVTSPSKYKYAYLTKAGYYVVRFDLDFDAWNPGGESVPLRLAKPFAGKRQTGMHFPALDGDEAVIEFRDGDPNKPYIAAFHHHSQAVDLITTQDRWLSRNVIRTQSDNKLQMEDWKDQEHVKLSTEHSGKTQLTLGHMVDGQRQKRGEGFELRTSAYGAIRSGKGLLLSTHDQPKAKGVQTDMQHAMAQLQASRDQIAELAKRATAAEAKAADVEAVNQVLQNELKDLKQAVMVLAANASIAVTSPNTILHSAGENLTFASGQHTDVNAMGHVNIAAVEQISLFAQQGIQQIANRGPVTVQAQNDAMALRALKDFTIESMDGTLTLTAKNEVRIGAGGSYVLINGNGIQNVTPGDITEKCASWKKVGAASEVITATAIPPGAIVSCASQAASANAGHAALMGGDG is encoded by the coding sequence ATGCACGACCCGAACGATATCGTGGCGGCCATCGCGCCGCCGCTCCATCAGCGCTACTTCGTCGACGTCACCGGCTTTGCGCGCAACGAAGCGTCGTCCGTGCGCGAGTTCGAAGTACACGAACAGCTCGGCCATTACTACCGCATCACGCTCACGCATCCCGAGGCGCTCACGCGCGCGGAGATGGTCGGCAAGGATGCGAGCTTCCGCATGCTGTCCGCCGACGGCACGCCGCGCCGCTTCGCCGGTTGCATCACCGCCTTCAGTCAACTGCGGCGCAGCCAGGACGAATACACCTATCGCATCGTGATCGAACCGCACGTCGCGCGCCTGCGTCTCACGCGCGCCAGCCGCATCTTCCAGCATCAGACCGCGCCGCAGATCATCGAGGCGATCCTGCGCCGTCACGGCTTCAAGGGGCACCAGTTCATCTTCAAGCTGCGCCGCAAGTACCCGGAATATACTTTTAGATTTCAGTATCAGTGCAGCGACGCATGTTTCATGAAAATACTCATGGAACAGGAAGGCTTATTTTCCTACGTCGAAGAAGGCGAACACGGGGATCTTCTCGTGCTCGGGGACGACATCGACCATTATATATACCTCCCCACGCTGACCCTGCCTTTCCGTGAACCCGCTGGCCTGAATGCCGGCGGTGACGCCATCCTTGCACTCGAAACGCACGCGCGAACCGTGCCGCAGTCGTTCCGGGTGGCCGACTATAACCCGGATCTGGCGTGGGAGCGTATCCAGGCCGAAGCCAATGTCGCGAGTAAGGACACCACGACTTACGGCCAGCCGTATATCTACGGCACCGGTCATCTGGATCAGAAACAAGCCCAATGGGAAGCACAACTGCGCCACGAAGCCGCCATCAGCGGGCAGGTGCGCTATCAGGGCGAGACCACCCATCCCGGCCTGCGCTGCGCGCGCATCACCCACACCACCGAGCCTTTGCCCGATGCACCGAACGGCATGGTGATCACCGAGGTGATCCACCGCGGCGCGCGCGACCAGGCGTATCGCAACAGCTTCAAAGCGATACCGGCCGACCGGCGCTTCCGCCTGCCGCTCGACGAGGCGTCGTGGCCGAAGATCCACGGCACGCTATCCGCGCGCGTCACCTCGCCGAGCAAATACAAGTACGCCTACCTGACCAAGGCCGGCTACTACGTGGTGCGCTTCGATCTGGATTTCGATGCCTGGAATCCCGGTGGCGAAAGCGTGCCGTTGCGTCTTGCCAAACCCTTCGCCGGCAAGCGGCAGACCGGCATGCACTTCCCCGCGCTGGATGGCGACGAAGCCGTCATCGAGTTCCGCGACGGCGACCCGAACAAGCCCTATATCGCCGCCTTCCACCACCACAGCCAAGCCGTCGACCTGATCACCACCCAGGACCGCTGGCTGTCGCGCAACGTGATCCGCACGCAAAGCGACAACAAGCTGCAGATGGAAGACTGGAAGGACCAGGAGCACGTCAAGCTCAGTACGGAGCATTCGGGCAAAACACAGCTCACGCTGGGTCACATGGTCGACGGGCAGCGGCAAAAACGCGGCGAGGGCTTCGAATTGCGCACGTCCGCTTATGGTGCGATCCGCAGCGGCAAGGGCCTTCTGCTCTCCACGCACGACCAGCCAAAGGCCAAAGGCGTGCAGACGGACATGCAGCATGCCATGGCCCAATTGCAAGCCTCCCGTGACCAGATCGCGGAATTGGCCAAGCGCGCCACGGCGGCCGAAGCCAAGGCGGCGGATGTCGAAGCGGTGAACCAGGTGCTGCAAAACGAACTCAAGGATCTCAAGCAGGCCGTGATGGTGCTTGCCGCCAACGCCTCCATCGCTGTCACGTCGCCCAACACCATCCTGCACAGCGCCGGCGAGAACCTCACCTTCGCCTCCGGTCAGCATACCGATGTCAATGCGATGGGCCACGTGAACATTGCCGCGGTTGAACAGATCAGCCTGTTCGCGCAACAGGGCATCCAGCAGATCGCCAATCGGGGACCGGTCACGGTGCAAGCGCAGAACGACGCGATGGCCTTGCGGGCGCTCAAGGATTTCACCATCGAGAGCATGGACGGCACGTTGACCCTGACCGCCAAGAACGAAGTGCGCATCGGCGCCGGTGGCTCGTATGTGCTTATCAACGGCAACGGCATTCAGAACGTCACGCCCGGTGACATCACCGAAAAGTGCGCCTCATGGAAAAAGGTCGGCGCCGCCTCCGAGGTGATCACGGCCACCGCCATACCCCCTGGAGCGATCGTCTCGTGCGCCTCTCAGGCCGCATCGGCCAACGCCGGTCACGCGGCGCTGATGGGTGGAGACGGCTGA
- a CDS encoding type VI secretion IcmF C-terminal domain-containing protein, which produces MAWPGDDLNGHAALTWQTLDAGVRQAFDATGDWAFLRLLAKADVKPLDSTRYELVWKQPDAESLRYVLRTQVGAGPLDLLELHAADGR; this is translated from the coding sequence ATCGCCTGGCCCGGCGACGACCTGAACGGCCATGCGGCGCTCACCTGGCAAACGCTCGATGCCGGCGTGCGACAGGCGTTCGATGCCACGGGCGACTGGGCGTTCCTGCGCCTGCTCGCCAAGGCCGACGTCAAGCCGCTCGACAGCACCCGCTATGAACTCGTCTGGAAGCAACCCGACGCCGAATCGCTGCGCTATGTCCTGCGCACACAGGTGGGCGCGGGGCCGCTGGATCTGTTGGAACTGCACGCGGCCGATGGCCGATAG
- a CDS encoding tRNA (cytidine(34)-2'-O)-methyltransferase, producing MLNVILFRPEIPPNTGNVIRLCANTGAGLHLIRPLGFELDDTRLRRAGLDYHEYACVAVHDDLDACLAVLNHPRVFAFSTRGCTMHINAGFADGDALLFGCETAGLPEAVLSTLPPEQRLRLPMCPDSRSLNLSNSVAVAVYEAWRQLGFPGAAGF from the coding sequence ATGTTGAATGTCATCCTGTTCCGACCCGAGATCCCACCCAACACCGGCAACGTGATCCGCCTGTGCGCTAATACCGGCGCTGGCTTGCACCTGATTCGCCCGCTTGGCTTCGAACTGGACGATACGCGCCTGCGTCGCGCCGGCCTGGATTACCACGAATATGCGTGCGTCGCCGTACACGACGATCTCGATGCCTGTCTTGCAGTGCTGAACCACCCTCGCGTGTTCGCTTTCTCCACCCGTGGATGCACCATGCATATCAACGCCGGTTTCGCCGATGGCGACGCCCTGTTGTTTGGCTGCGAAACGGCAGGATTGCCAGAAGCTGTGCTGTCGACATTGCCACCGGAGCAACGGTTGCGACTACCCATGTGCCCGGATAGTCGCAGTTTGAATCTTTCCAACAGTGTGGCGGTTGCGGTCTACGAAGCATGGCGGCAACTTGGCTTTCCCGGGGCCGCCGGTTTTTGA